A region of Plantactinospora sp. BC1 DNA encodes the following proteins:
- a CDS encoding GNAT family N-acetyltransferase codes for MTDPPRVTVAGSLSEVEPARWASLATGWPVELSHAWLRAEEGRTAAAQWYLLAWRPDGRLLGALAAYLFDGPITHTAYPVQSVLRGTSQDLDPALHPSLVCVAPGSYRPGLLSDRTLDPESTMRVREALLTAFEEHARDLGCAAISVMHVSGGDTGLAGLLAGRGYAKALVSADAVLRVPAGSFPDYLATLPPDRRRKVRRERRTFLDSGVTVHAGGAELLTESLAPLLVDHYRRYGHPADERGVLDRFHRVRRQGELRVFLARAGDEIAGFSAFFTDGADRLVGRLYAARSAGAFEYFNLVYYEPITAAARDGIRAIHYGSESFDAKVFRGCTLRPLYGHFGSVAGHAGTLSRMAYERCAAERTRLRDFVPYLAE; via the coding sequence GTGACCGATCCACCCCGGGTGACCGTGGCCGGGTCGCTCTCGGAGGTCGAGCCGGCCCGGTGGGCGAGCCTGGCCACGGGCTGGCCGGTCGAGCTGTCGCACGCCTGGCTCAGGGCGGAGGAGGGCCGGACCGCCGCCGCGCAGTGGTACCTGCTCGCCTGGCGCCCCGACGGCCGGTTGCTCGGAGCCCTTGCCGCCTACCTGTTCGACGGCCCCATCACGCACACCGCTTACCCGGTGCAGAGCGTACTGCGCGGCACCTCGCAGGATCTCGACCCGGCGCTGCATCCCAGCCTGGTCTGCGTGGCACCCGGGTCCTACCGTCCAGGACTGCTCTCCGACCGGACGCTGGACCCGGAGTCGACCATGCGGGTCCGGGAGGCGCTCCTCACGGCGTTCGAGGAGCACGCGCGCGACCTCGGCTGCGCCGCGATCTCGGTCATGCACGTCTCCGGCGGAGACACCGGGCTGGCCGGGTTGCTGGCCGGACGCGGGTACGCGAAGGCTCTGGTGAGCGCCGACGCCGTGCTCCGGGTGCCGGCCGGCTCGTTCCCCGACTACCTGGCAACGCTGCCCCCGGACCGGCGCCGCAAGGTACGTCGAGAGCGGCGGACGTTCCTGGACAGCGGCGTCACGGTGCACGCCGGGGGCGCCGAGCTGCTCACCGAGAGCCTGGCACCACTGCTGGTGGATCACTACCGACGGTACGGCCACCCGGCGGACGAGCGTGGTGTGCTCGACCGGTTCCACCGCGTCCGGCGACAGGGCGAGCTACGGGTCTTCCTCGCCCGTGCCGGCGACGAGATCGCCGGCTTCTCCGCGTTCTTCACCGACGGCGCGGACCGTCTCGTGGGCCGGCTGTACGCCGCGCGGTCGGCCGGCGCGTTCGAGTACTTCAACCTGGTCTACTACGAGCCGATCACGGCGGCCGCCCGAGACGGAATCCGGGCGATCCACTACGGCTCGGAGTCGTTCGACGCGAAGGTGTTCCGCGGCTGCACCCTTCGCCCGCTGTACGGACACTTCGGGTCGGTCGCCGGTCACGCCGGGACGCTGTCCCGGATGGCGTACGAGCGTTGCGCGGCGGAACGGACGAGGTTGCGCGACTTCGTGCCGTACCTGGCGGAGTGA
- a CDS encoding MFS transporter — protein MTSSAGGVYAALAERRFRSYWISQLPSLLGDALVPVTLSFAVLGGGGSAADLGLLLAAQLLPQILLLGPGGVLADRVSRVRLMVAADVLRGLAQLTTAALLLTNQTWLSMVLPQLLLGAAAAVFRPAAYGLIPSLVSKPRLHSANALVTASTTVTAMVGPLIAALLLAVMPAGLVVAVDGLSYLVSAFALVVFRLGGRAPDRSGHQSFLRDARAGLTEIRTRPWIWIGLICTAVSLTLVTSPFLVLGPLVAERSFGGASTWAVWLVAFSIGELVGSYLAARVRPERPALWASAALILLAIPPLLLALPASAPAITAAEAGAGLAIGWHAVLWSTAIQSDVPDEAMSKVGAMVTFGSFALQPLGLAVTGPFSEVVGVETVFWIASVSALLSTGVLVASRSIRRFVVVPASSA, from the coding sequence ATGACGTCGTCGGCGGGTGGGGTCTACGCCGCCCTGGCGGAGCGGCGGTTCCGGTCGTACTGGATCAGCCAACTGCCGTCGCTGCTGGGTGACGCCCTCGTCCCGGTGACGCTGAGTTTCGCGGTGCTCGGCGGGGGCGGCTCGGCGGCCGATCTCGGCCTGCTGCTTGCCGCACAGTTGCTTCCGCAGATCCTGCTGCTGGGCCCCGGTGGGGTACTCGCCGACCGCGTGTCGCGGGTTCGGCTGATGGTCGCCGCCGACGTGCTGCGCGGTCTTGCCCAACTGACCACCGCTGCCCTGCTGCTCACCAACCAGACGTGGCTTTCGATGGTCCTCCCGCAACTGCTGCTCGGCGCGGCGGCGGCGGTGTTCCGGCCGGCCGCGTACGGGTTGATCCCTTCGCTGGTCTCGAAGCCCCGGCTGCACAGCGCCAACGCCCTGGTCACCGCGTCGACGACGGTCACGGCGATGGTCGGCCCACTGATCGCCGCGCTGCTGCTGGCCGTGATGCCGGCCGGCCTTGTCGTCGCCGTGGACGGCCTGAGCTATCTGGTCAGCGCGTTCGCGCTGGTGGTGTTCCGGCTCGGCGGCAGGGCACCGGACCGGTCCGGGCACCAGAGCTTTCTGCGTGACGCCCGGGCCGGCCTCACCGAGATCCGGACGCGTCCCTGGATCTGGATCGGCCTGATCTGCACCGCCGTCTCCCTGACGCTGGTCACCTCACCGTTTCTGGTCCTCGGACCGCTGGTGGCCGAGAGGTCCTTCGGCGGGGCGTCGACCTGGGCGGTCTGGCTCGTCGCCTTCAGCATCGGCGAGTTGGTTGGCAGTTATCTCGCGGCACGGGTCAGACCGGAACGTCCGGCCCTGTGGGCGTCCGCCGCGCTGATCCTGTTGGCGATCCCACCCCTGCTCCTGGCCCTACCCGCGTCCGCGCCCGCGATCACCGCGGCGGAGGCCGGTGCCGGCCTGGCCATCGGCTGGCACGCCGTGCTCTGGTCCACCGCCATACAGTCCGACGTGCCCGACGAGGCGATGTCCAAGGTGGGCGCGATGGTGACCTTCGGCTCGTTCGCCCTGCAACCGCTCGGCTTGGCGGTCACCGGCCCGTTCTCCGAAGTTGTGGGTGTCGAAACGGTCTTCTGGATCGCCAGCGTCAGCGCACTCCTCTCGACCGGCGTCCTCGTCGCCTCACGGTCGATCCGACGCTTCGTGGTCGTGCCGGCGTCGTCGGCCTGA
- a CDS encoding aminotransferase class I/II-fold pyridoxal phosphate-dependent enzyme, translating into MDVVAISRQSLDLPRWPQFDDREKAALLRALEQSGWWRFDGHEVSEFEKEFAGYHGARRALAVTSGTHALELALQVVGVGPGTEVIVPAFTFISSSQAAQRLGAVAVPVDVDPVTYCMDVPAAEAAITERTRAIMPVHMAGLLAGIDALGKLSDDSGVPLVHDAAHAHGAQWRGLRLGELASIATYSFQNGKLMTAGEGGAVTFSDAQEYEAAFLRHSCGRPRADRAYRHEVSGSNFRMNEFSASVLRVQLARLDEQIDIRERRWPVLADLLARIPGVLPQGSDEGCTRNPHYMAMFRVPGITAERRQTLVDEMVARGVPAFAAFRAIYRTSAFWEAAAPAEDVESIARRCPNVEAITNDCIWLHHRALLGTEEQMSAIAEVVSDVVGNTVASS; encoded by the coding sequence ATGGACGTGGTTGCCATTTCTCGTCAAAGCCTCGATCTGCCGCGCTGGCCACAGTTCGACGATAGGGAAAAAGCGGCCCTGCTCCGCGCACTCGAGCAGAGCGGATGGTGGCGCTTTGACGGGCACGAGGTCTCGGAGTTCGAAAAGGAGTTCGCCGGCTATCACGGCGCGCGTAGGGCACTGGCGGTGACCAGCGGCACCCATGCGTTGGAACTCGCGCTCCAGGTCGTCGGTGTGGGGCCCGGCACGGAGGTCATCGTGCCGGCGTTCACCTTCATCTCGTCCTCCCAGGCGGCACAGCGACTCGGCGCGGTGGCCGTGCCCGTCGACGTCGACCCCGTCACCTACTGCATGGACGTGCCGGCGGCGGAGGCCGCGATAACCGAGAGGACCCGCGCGATCATGCCGGTGCACATGGCCGGCCTGCTCGCCGGCATCGACGCGCTCGGCAAGCTGTCCGACGATTCCGGTGTGCCCCTGGTGCACGACGCGGCGCACGCCCACGGTGCGCAGTGGCGCGGACTGCGGCTCGGCGAGCTGGCCTCCATCGCCACCTACAGCTTCCAGAACGGCAAGCTGATGACGGCGGGCGAGGGCGGCGCGGTGACCTTCTCCGACGCGCAGGAGTACGAGGCGGCCTTCTTGCGGCACAGCTGTGGGCGCCCGCGAGCCGACCGCGCATACCGGCACGAGGTGTCGGGGTCGAACTTCCGCATGAACGAGTTCTCGGCGAGCGTGCTGCGCGTGCAGCTTGCCAGGCTCGACGAGCAGATCGACATCCGCGAGCGGCGCTGGCCGGTGCTGGCGGACCTGCTTGCGCGAATTCCCGGCGTACTTCCGCAGGGATCGGACGAGGGGTGCACCCGCAACCCGCACTACATGGCGATGTTCCGGGTGCCGGGGATCACGGCGGAGCGGCGTCAGACACTGGTGGACGAGATGGTCGCCCGTGGGGTGCCGGCATTCGCGGCGTTCCGGGCGATCTATCGCACCAGCGCCTTCTGGGAGGCGGCGGCCCCCGCCGAGGATGTCGAGAGCATCGCTCGTCGATGCCCGAACGTCGAGGCGATCACGAACGACTGCATCTGGCTGCACCATCGCGCACTGCTCGGCACCGAAGAGCAGATGTCCGCCATCGCGGAGGTCGTTTCCGACGTGGTCGGAAACACCGTCGCCTCGTCGTAG
- a CDS encoding HAD-IA family hydrolase — protein MSEETVPCHSSAARPGLVTGTALRGVVFDLDGVLVNSFDVMRLAFDHAFREVVGDGEAPFEAYRQHLGGYFPDIMRLMGLPPELEGPFVRESYRLAHQINLYDGVGEMLVELRERGIRCAVATGKSGPRARSLLDGLGVLEIFDCVVGSDEVDRPKPAPDIVRRALYLMDVDRDAAVMIGDAVFDVMSARAAGVGAVAALWGECDREVLLAAGPDASVENPAEFLALLRARDGAAGSPRRDDRAT, from the coding sequence ATGTCCGAGGAGACCGTTCCTTGCCATTCTTCGGCCGCTCGGCCAGGTCTCGTGACCGGTACCGCACTGCGGGGCGTGGTCTTCGACCTCGACGGCGTACTCGTGAATTCCTTCGATGTGATGCGCCTCGCGTTCGACCATGCGTTCCGGGAGGTGGTTGGCGACGGTGAGGCGCCCTTCGAGGCTTACCGGCAGCATCTCGGCGGATATTTTCCCGACATCATGCGACTGATGGGTCTCCCGCCGGAGTTGGAAGGCCCCTTCGTACGCGAGAGCTATCGGCTGGCACACCAGATCAATCTGTACGACGGCGTCGGCGAGATGCTGGTCGAGTTGCGCGAGCGTGGCATCCGCTGCGCTGTCGCCACCGGAAAGAGCGGTCCCCGGGCCCGGTCACTTCTTGACGGGCTGGGCGTGTTGGAGATTTTCGACTGCGTCGTGGGGTCGGACGAGGTCGACCGGCCCAAACCCGCTCCCGACATCGTACGCCGGGCCCTGTACCTGATGGACGTCGACAGGGATGCCGCGGTGATGATCGGTGACGCGGTCTTCGACGTCATGAGTGCTCGCGCCGCGGGTGTCGGCGCCGTCGCCGCACTCTGGGGAGAGTGCGACCGCGAGGTGCTGCTGGCGGCAGGTCCGGACGCGAGCGTGGAGAACCCCGCGGAGTTCCTCGCCCTGCTGCGTGCCCGGGACGGCGCGGCCGGGTCGCCGCGACGAGACGACCGCGCGACATGA
- a CDS encoding class I adenylate-forming enzyme family protein, which produces MTIERILVDCREARLVVGDAAWSSEELLRCGGRLAEEISSRFDGLRLLTVSSANAALLVVAAVAAGRLGVPVLLLDPEATSTSTGYADDVLISDHRVPDCDQGVTISPSLACWLAGRTSGSVCALPGDSILFQTSGSTATPRAVVKSVAAVVRDSARVADHLYGDISSAEVVCAAPVFHSYGFTHGLLAGLLVEARTVFRSPSSPPLSLARAAARSGASTLIALPTQVQMIAGSRPSEFAGLKQVVSAGAPLRTETVLRVCGDFGFRLRNAYGASEVGTCAIGTLTATSAPGSVGEPLDGVDVRVEPGDGELMVRNDSFAVGYLADGLLRPLPTEDGWYRTGDLAQRDADGVRITGRRDDLINIAGRKTRRSRLEAVLAAHPDVLEVQVVVAEDEVRGAVPVARVVVKPGHPRPDIVGWSRSRLDPFEAPRQVEWVDRLPRSATGKLIYAASPTEAQR; this is translated from the coding sequence GTGACAATCGAACGGATCCTGGTCGACTGCCGAGAAGCCAGGCTTGTCGTCGGCGATGCCGCATGGTCGTCCGAGGAGCTTCTTCGCTGCGGTGGGCGACTCGCCGAGGAGATTTCCAGCCGCTTCGACGGGTTGCGGCTCCTGACGGTTTCCAGCGCGAACGCCGCCCTGCTCGTGGTCGCCGCAGTCGCGGCCGGTCGCCTGGGCGTGCCCGTACTCCTCCTCGACCCCGAGGCCACCAGCACCTCGACCGGGTATGCCGACGACGTCCTGATCAGCGACCACCGAGTTCCCGACTGCGACCAGGGTGTCACGATCAGCCCGAGCCTTGCGTGTTGGCTGGCCGGGCGCACGAGCGGGAGCGTCTGCGCCCTGCCGGGCGACTCGATCCTCTTCCAGACCTCCGGCTCGACGGCCACGCCCCGGGCGGTGGTGAAGTCCGTCGCCGCCGTCGTCCGGGACAGTGCGCGGGTGGCCGACCATCTCTACGGCGATATCTCCTCCGCCGAGGTTGTCTGCGCCGCGCCGGTCTTCCACTCCTACGGGTTCACGCACGGGCTGCTTGCCGGCCTGCTCGTCGAGGCGAGAACGGTGTTCCGGTCGCCGTCGTCACCGCCTCTCTCGCTGGCCAGGGCGGCGGCCCGGTCGGGGGCGAGCACCCTGATCGCGCTGCCGACCCAGGTGCAGATGATCGCCGGATCCCGACCGTCGGAATTTGCCGGACTGAAGCAGGTGGTCTCGGCCGGCGCGCCACTCCGCACGGAGACGGTGCTGCGGGTCTGCGGCGACTTCGGCTTCCGTCTCCGCAACGCGTACGGGGCGTCGGAGGTCGGCACGTGTGCGATAGGGACCCTGACGGCGACGTCGGCGCCGGGCAGTGTCGGCGAGCCGTTGGACGGGGTCGACGTCCGGGTCGAGCCCGGAGACGGCGAACTCATGGTCAGAAACGACTCGTTCGCCGTCGGCTATCTCGCCGACGGGCTGCTCCGTCCGCTGCCGACCGAGGACGGTTGGTACCGCACCGGCGACCTCGCGCAACGGGACGCGGACGGCGTTCGGATCACCGGACGCCGGGACGACCTCATCAATATCGCCGGCCGCAAGACTCGCCGTTCCCGCCTGGAGGCCGTCCTCGCGGCTCATCCGGACGTGCTCGAGGTTCAGGTGGTCGTCGCAGAGGACGAGGTGCGCGGCGCGGTTCCGGTAGCCAGAGTCGTCGTCAAGCCGGGGCATCCACGGCCCGACATCGTGGGGTGGAGTCGGAGCAGGCTCGACCCGTTCGAAGCGCCGCGCCAGGTCGAGTGGGTGGACCGGCTGCCACGGTCCGCAACGGGAAAGCTGATCTACGCGGCCAGTCCCACCGAGGCCCAGCGTTGA
- a CDS encoding cytochrome P450, translating to MSSSDREACVSPESEIVDLYQIRDEFYRDPHAVMKSLQESGPVHRVRLPNDLDAWLVVGADVIRELLSEPTFVSGPRFLGVAQEDTGGSSTLGMLTCDEPRHGQLRSLVASTFKPREVARLEPGIEAIANDLLDRLREGEEVDLVEAFAYRLTLEVIIEILGVSSVDRAAFRRWTNETVVDGDDSAAIRAARRHLEDVLARTLREGDGSTLVERIANAGGTADAPPISFDELVSMTYLLLIAGHESATNLIANTLVTVLNSEELVDQIRAGSLPFEELVEESLRFDPPLMISTSRITTCPVSAGGRTIPGGGERVFLAWAAAERDPSVVPDSDTFDPHRRRTRTLAFGGGGHYCLGANLARLEATVALRTLFRRFPSMELVKPPQRWRSTVTRGIESLFVRL from the coding sequence ATGTCAAGCAGTGACCGGGAGGCATGCGTGTCGCCCGAGAGCGAGATCGTCGACCTGTACCAGATCAGGGACGAGTTCTACCGGGACCCGCATGCCGTGATGAAGTCCTTACAGGAATCCGGGCCGGTGCACCGGGTCCGACTACCGAACGATCTGGACGCCTGGCTGGTCGTCGGCGCCGACGTGATCCGTGAACTCCTCTCGGAGCCGACGTTCGTCAGTGGCCCGCGATTCCTCGGTGTCGCGCAGGAGGACACGGGCGGCAGTTCCACGCTCGGCATGCTCACCTGTGACGAGCCGCGTCACGGGCAGCTGCGCAGCCTGGTCGCCAGCACCTTCAAGCCCCGCGAGGTCGCCCGGCTCGAACCAGGCATCGAGGCGATCGCCAATGACCTCCTCGACCGGCTTCGCGAGGGCGAGGAGGTCGACCTGGTCGAGGCGTTCGCGTACCGGCTGACCCTCGAAGTCATCATCGAGATCCTCGGTGTGTCGTCGGTCGACCGGGCCGCATTCCGCAGGTGGACGAACGAAACCGTGGTGGACGGCGACGACTCCGCGGCCATCCGTGCGGCTCGCAGGCACCTGGAAGACGTCCTGGCGCGGACACTGCGCGAGGGCGACGGCAGCACTCTGGTGGAACGTATCGCGAATGCCGGCGGTACCGCCGACGCGCCGCCGATCTCCTTCGACGAGCTCGTCTCGATGACGTACCTGCTACTGATCGCCGGTCATGAGAGTGCCACCAACCTGATAGCGAACACCCTGGTGACGGTCCTCAACTCGGAGGAACTGGTCGACCAGATCCGCGCCGGGAGCCTGCCGTTCGAGGAGCTCGTCGAGGAGTCGCTGCGGTTCGATCCGCCTTTGATGATTTCGACGAGCCGCATCACCACCTGCCCGGTCTCTGCCGGTGGACGGACGATACCGGGAGGGGGTGAGCGGGTGTTCCTGGCGTGGGCTGCTGCGGAACGAGACCCGTCGGTGGTGCCGGACTCCGACACCTTCGATCCGCACCGTCGACGCACGCGTACGTTGGCTTTCGGCGGAGGTGGCCACTACTGCCTCGGCGCCAACCTGGCGCGCCTCGAGGCCACTGTCGCGCTGCGTACGCTCTTTCGGCGCTTTCCGTCGATGGAGTTGGTGAAGCCGCCACAACGCTGGCGTAGCACCGTGACGCGAGGGATAGAGAGCCTCTTCGTCCGGCTGTAG
- a CDS encoding phytanoyl-CoA dioxygenase family protein has protein sequence MTLRDGLTDAEMARFSEDGFLLLGRFVDDDQLAVLRGIYDQMLARDLGDRLLGTTSDGTAVSLVQVPKPEKLFPELWQTSYFSRSRRLASQLLETPEEELEGVSHLIHKQAMTGRDTPWHQDDACWLAPEFQTHEPRAVTIWIALDDATTTSGCMSFIPGSHTRTARHVFIDDESAFVMVADPATESALQCPMRAGEASIHHCRTVHYAGANTSARQRRAWALEFYASPVPRSEPDPRTWLPEMRERMARRADLRLI, from the coding sequence ATGACCTTGCGTGATGGCCTCACGGACGCGGAGATGGCCCGATTCTCCGAGGACGGCTTCCTGCTACTCGGGCGTTTCGTCGACGATGACCAGCTGGCGGTCCTGCGCGGCATCTACGACCAGATGCTGGCCCGGGATCTCGGTGACAGGCTCCTCGGCACCACCTCGGACGGGACGGCCGTGTCCCTCGTGCAGGTGCCGAAGCCCGAGAAGCTGTTCCCGGAGCTGTGGCAGACGTCCTACTTCTCCCGGAGCCGCCGGCTCGCCTCACAACTGCTGGAAACTCCGGAGGAGGAGCTGGAGGGGGTCAGCCACCTCATCCACAAGCAGGCGATGACCGGCCGTGACACGCCATGGCACCAGGACGACGCCTGCTGGCTCGCGCCGGAGTTCCAGACGCACGAGCCCCGCGCGGTGACGATCTGGATCGCCCTGGACGACGCGACCACGACGAGCGGCTGCATGAGCTTCATCCCCGGTTCGCACACGCGCACGGCGCGACACGTCTTCATCGACGACGAGTCGGCGTTCGTGATGGTCGCGGATCCGGCCACCGAGTCGGCACTCCAGTGTCCGATGCGCGCCGGTGAGGCGAGCATCCACCATTGCAGGACCGTGCACTACGCCGGAGCCAACACCTCGGCCCGACAACGCCGGGCGTGGGCGCTGGAGTTCTACGCCTCCCCGGTGCCGCGGTCGGAGCCGGACCCGCGGACCTGGCTGCCGGAGATGCGCGAACGCATGGCCCGCAGAGCTGACCTGCGGCTCATCTAG
- a CDS encoding NAD(P)-dependent oxidoreductase — protein sequence MRVTVIGGTGHVGGYLVPRLSASGCDVTVVTRGKSTPYRRHGAWDQVELVVADREAEEAAGTFGERIAALDPDVVIDMICFTEESARQLVEAVRGRVGHLLHCGTISVHGPSRVLPTTEAAPRRPIDEYGMGKAAVERYLLDQAHRHGLPATVIHPGHITGPGWVPVNPAGNLDPAVFQRLVDGAELALPNLGLETLQHVHADDVAALFTAAMASRSTAVGESFHSVGATTLTLRGYAEAVAAWYGREANLVFQPYDRWRENVPDRDARATWNHIAHSPHCSMAKAERLLGYRPRFGALEAVQESVDWLVAHGELTAPV from the coding sequence ATGCGGGTGACGGTGATCGGCGGGACCGGGCACGTGGGCGGGTACCTCGTGCCTCGGCTCTCGGCGTCGGGCTGCGACGTGACAGTGGTGACGCGGGGGAAGAGCACGCCGTACCGGAGGCACGGTGCCTGGGACCAGGTCGAGCTGGTGGTGGCGGACCGGGAGGCGGAGGAGGCAGCGGGCACGTTCGGAGAGCGGATCGCGGCGCTCGATCCCGACGTGGTGATCGACATGATCTGCTTCACCGAGGAGAGCGCCCGACAGCTTGTCGAGGCGGTGCGCGGCCGGGTCGGGCACCTGCTGCACTGCGGCACGATCTCGGTGCACGGGCCGAGTCGGGTGTTGCCGACCACCGAGGCGGCGCCGCGCCGGCCGATCGACGAATACGGGATGGGGAAGGCGGCCGTCGAGCGGTACCTGCTCGACCAGGCGCACCGTCACGGGCTGCCCGCGACGGTGATCCATCCGGGGCACATCACCGGACCGGGGTGGGTGCCGGTCAACCCGGCCGGCAACCTGGACCCGGCGGTCTTCCAGCGGCTTGTCGACGGCGCCGAACTGGCCCTGCCCAACCTGGGGCTGGAGACGCTGCAACACGTGCACGCCGACGACGTCGCGGCGCTGTTCACCGCCGCGATGGCGAGCCGGTCCACGGCGGTGGGGGAGAGCTTCCACTCGGTGGGCGCCACCACGCTGACGCTGCGCGGGTACGCCGAGGCCGTCGCCGCCTGGTACGGCCGGGAGGCGAACCTGGTCTTCCAGCCGTACGACCGCTGGCGGGAGAACGTGCCGGACCGAGACGCCCGAGCCACCTGGAACCACATCGCGCACAGCCCGCACTGCTCGATGGCGAAGGCCGAGCGCCTGCTCGGCTACCGTCCCCGGTTCGGTGCGCTGGAAGCTGTCCAGGAGTCCGTCGACTGGCTGGTCGCACACGGCGAGCTGACCGCGCCGGTCTAG
- a CDS encoding LLM class F420-dependent oxidoreductase, whose protein sequence is MVRTYTGPVRIGLELWPQHADYAEIRRAVAEAEEIGVDIIFTWDHFFPVFGDPDGKHFECWTMLGAWAEATTSVEIGALVTCNSYRNPELLADMTRTVDHISDGRLILGIGAGWFERDYLEYGYEFGTAGGRLDNLAEALPRIRSRLGKLNPAPTRKVPVLVGGGGEKRTLKLVAAHADIWHGIGDPAQIERKHRVLDGYCAAIGRDPVEIERSAGVTGPSGIGEPGELAEALYALGTRLFTISSSGPRYDLAPLRSWIDWRDEKNRSVFRRTG, encoded by the coding sequence GTGGTGCGCACGTACACCGGTCCGGTACGCATCGGCCTGGAACTGTGGCCCCAGCACGCCGACTATGCCGAGATCCGCCGGGCGGTCGCCGAGGCGGAGGAGATCGGCGTCGACATCATCTTCACCTGGGACCACTTCTTCCCGGTCTTCGGCGATCCCGACGGTAAACACTTCGAATGCTGGACGATGCTCGGCGCGTGGGCCGAGGCGACCACCAGCGTCGAGATCGGCGCTCTCGTCACCTGCAACAGCTACCGCAACCCGGAACTGCTGGCGGACATGACGCGTACCGTCGACCACATCTCCGACGGCCGGCTGATCCTCGGCATCGGCGCGGGCTGGTTCGAGCGGGACTACCTCGAATACGGCTACGAGTTCGGCACCGCCGGCGGCCGGCTGGACAATCTCGCCGAGGCGCTGCCCCGGATCCGGAGCCGGCTCGGCAAGCTGAACCCGGCACCCACCCGGAAGGTGCCCGTGCTGGTCGGTGGCGGCGGCGAGAAGAGGACGCTCAAGCTGGTCGCCGCGCACGCGGACATCTGGCACGGCATCGGCGACCCGGCGCAGATCGAGCGCAAGCATCGCGTCCTCGACGGGTACTGCGCCGCCATCGGCCGCGACCCCGTCGAGATCGAGCGGTCCGCCGGAGTGACCGGGCCGTCCGGCATCGGCGAGCCGGGCGAGCTGGCCGAGGCCCTCTACGCGCTCGGGACCCGACTGTTCACCATCAGCAGCAGCGGCCCGAGATACGACCTGGCGCCACTGCGCAGCTGGATCGACTGGCGGGACGAGAAGAACCGATCGGTCTTCCGCCGTACCGGCTAG